The following proteins are co-located in the Malus sylvestris chromosome 13, drMalSylv7.2, whole genome shotgun sequence genome:
- the LOC126596250 gene encoding coatomer subunit beta-1-like isoform X2, with the protein MEKSCSLLVHFDKGTPAIANEIKESLEGNDVDAKIDAMKKAIMLLLNGETLPQLFITIVRYVLPSEDHTVQKLLLLYLEIIDKTDQKGRVLPEMILICQNLRNNLQHPNEYIRGVTLRFLCRLNEAEIVEPLIPSVLQNLEHRHPYIRRNAILAVMSIYKLPNGEQLLVDAPEMIEKILSTEQDQSAKRNAFLMLFTCAQERAVNYLLTNVDRVSEWGELLQMIVLELIRKVCRTNRGEKGRYIKIIISLLNAPSTAVVYECAGTLVSLSYAPTAIRAAANTYCQLLLSQSDNNVKLIVLDRLTELKSSHREVVADMFMDVLRALSSPNLDIRRKTLDIVLDLVAHKSINEVVLTLKKEVVKTQNGELEKNGEYRQMLIQAIHSCAIKFPEVASTVVHLLMDFLGDSNVASAVDVVIFVQEIIETNPKLRVSIITRLLDTFYQIRASQVCSCALWIIGEYCLSLSEVESGIATIKQCLGELPFFSVSEEESNDSSKKFPQLNSMTVSSKRPAILADGTYATQSAASETVFSHPTVVQGSLASGNLRSLLLSGDFFLGAVVACTLTKLVLRLEEVQPSKVEVNKTSSQALLIVVSMLQLGHSPVLPHPIDSDSYDRIVLCIRLLCNTGDEIRKIWLKSCRQSFVDMLSEKQLRETEEIKAKSLISHAQPDDLIDFYHLKSRKGMSQLELEDEVQDDLKRATGEFVKDGDDANKLNRIIQLTGFSDPVYAEAYVTVHHYDIVLDVTVINRTKETLQNLCLELATMGDLKLVERPQNYTLAPESSKQIKANIKVSSTETGVIFGNIVYETSNVHERTVVVLNDIHIDIMDYISPAVCSDGAFRTMWAEFEWENKIGTGW; encoded by the exons ATGGAGAAATCTTGTAGTCTGCTTGTTCACTTTGATAAAGGGACACCTGCAATTGCTAATGAAATCAAGGAATCTCTCGAGGGCAATGACGTGGATGCAAAGATTGATGCAATGAAAAAGGCAATCATGCTTTTGTTGAATGGTGAAACGTTACCTCAACTTTTTATTACAATTGTCAGATATGTTTTGCCTTCTGAAGACCACACCGTCCAAAAGTTGTTGCTTCTATATTTGGAAATAATTGACAAAACTGATCAAAAGGGTAGGGTCTTGCCTGAAATGATTTTAATATGCCAAAATTTGAGGAACAACCTACAGCACCCCAATGAGTATATTCGTGGTGTAACTTTGAGGTTTCTTTGCCGATTGAATGAGGCTGAAATAGTTGAGCCCTTAATCCCTTCTGTTTTGCAAAATTTGGAGCATCGGCATCCTTATATTAGAAGAAATGCTATATTAGCTGTGATGTCTATATATAAGCTACCAAATGGGGAGCAACTCTTGGTTGATGCACCTGAAATGATTGAGAAGATTCTTTCTACAGAGCAGGATCAATCTGCTAAGAGGAATGCATTTCTCATGCTCTTTACTTGTGCCCAGGAACGTGCAGTTAATTACCTTTTGACCAATGTTGATAGGGTGTCTGAATGGGGTGAATTGTTGCAGATGATTGTGTTAGAGCTGATACGAAAAGTGTGTAGAACAAACCGTGGAGAGAAGGGGAGGTACATTAAGATCATTATATCTTTGCTGAATGCGCCTTCAACTGCGGTTGTATATGAATGTGCTGGGACACTTGTTTCCTTGTCGTATGCTCCTACTGCTATTAGAGCTGCTGCCAATACCTACTGTCAGCTGCTTCTTTCTCAGAGTGACAACAATGTGAAGCTTATTGTTCTTGATCGACTGACCGAGCTAAAGTCTTCTCATAGGGAAGTTGTGGCTGATATGTTCATGGACGTGCTTAGGGCACTTTCTAGTCCAAATCTTGACATCAGGAGGAAGACCCTAGACATTGTTCTTGACTTGGTTGCTCACAAGAGCATCAATGAGGTTGTTCTTACTTTGAAAAAGGAAGTGGTTAAGACTCAGAATGGCGAGCTAGAAAAGAATGGTGAATACAGGCAGATGCTTATTCAAGCCATTCATTCTTGTGCAATAAAGTTCCCAGAAGTTGCGAGCACAGTGGTACATCTGTTGATGGATTTCTTGGGAGACAGCAATGTTGCTTCCGCTGTTGATGTGGTTATTTTTGTCCAAGAGATAATAGAAACCAACCCTAAATTGAGGGTATCTATAATAACAAGGCTTTTGGACACTTTCTACCAAATCCGAGCATCACAGGTTTGTTCTTGTGCCCTTTGGATTATTGGAGAATATTGCCTGTCACTTTCTGAAGTTGAGAGTGGAATTGCAACAATTAAACAGTGCCTTGGAGAATTGCCCTTTTTCTCAGTTTCAGAAGAAGAAAGTAATGATTCTTCAAAAAAGTTTCCACAACTGAACTCCATGACCGTGTCTTCTAAAAGACCAGCTATTCTTGCTGATGGAACTTATGCCACTCAGAGTGCTGCATCTGAAACTGTTTTCTCCCATCCTACCGTAGTTCAAGGATCCTTAGCATCTGGGAACTTGAGATCCCTGCTTCTCAGTGGTGACTTCTTCCTTGGAGCAGTTGTTGCATGCACTCTGACCAAGCTTGTCCTGAGATTGGAAGAGGTCCAACCATCAAAAGTTGAAGTGAATAAAACATCTTCACAAGCACTGTTGATAGTTGTCTCCATGCTGCAATTAGGACACTCTCCAGTTCTTCCACATCCAATTGACAGTGATTCTTATGATAGGATTGTCCTTTGCATAAGGTTGCTATGCAACACTGGTGATGAGATCAGAAAAATATGGCTGAAATCTTGCCGTCAAAGTTTTGTTGACATGCTTTCAGAAAAACAATTAAGGGAGACAGAAGAGATAAAAGCAAAGTCTCTGATTTCTCATGCACAACCAGACGACCTTATTGACTTTTACCATTTAAAGAGCAGGAAG GGTATGAGCCAACTGGAACTGGAAGATGAGGTTCAAGATGATTTAAAACGTGCTACAGGAGAGTTTGTCAAAGACGGGGATGATGCAAACAAGCTTAATCGAATCATCCAACTCACTGGATTTAGCGACCCAGTGTATGCCGAAGCATATGTGACTGttcatcattatgatattgtccTTGATGTCACTGTTATCAATCGAACCAAGGAGACCTTACAGAACTTGTGCTTGGAGTTGGCAACCATGGGTGATCTTAAGCTTGTTGAGCGGCCACAGAATTATACTCTAGCTCCTGAATCTAGTAAGCAAATAAAGGCTAATATCAAGGTGTCGTCAACTGAGACTGGAGTCATATTTGGAAACATTGTTTATGAGACCTCGAATGTGCATGAGCGTACAGTTGTTGTCCTCAATGATATTCATATTGACATTATGGACTACATCTCTCCTGCTGTTTGTAGTGATGGAGCTTTCAGGACCATGTGGGCAGAGTTTGAATGGGAGAACAAG